The genome window TGTCGAAGTGCTGGAGGCAATCACCAAGTATTTGGTGATTGAGGGGGCAACCTTTGCAAATGAGGCCAAAGAAAACGGAGAAGCCAGTTTGGCGATTCACCGGCGGGCGTTGGAACTGCTGCCGAAAGCGGAAATCGATTATATTCCGCACAGCGAACTGAAAGCCCGGTCAGCCGGAGCCAAGGCCATTATTCTGACCGGCGAATATACAGGCTATACCAATGTTATTTTGCGCTGCGGCTGCGCCTATTAAATCTTTGGCAAAAAGGAGACGGGTATGAAAACGGATAAGATATTGGAGCTGGTGGACATTGTAAAGATCTTTCCGGGGGTAAAGGCGCTGGATAAAGTAAAAATGGACGTCTGCGCCGGAGAAGTCCATGCCTTGTGCGGAGAAAACGGAGCCGGCAAATCCACTTTGATGAGAATCATTGCCGGTGCAGAAAGACCGACATCCGGTAAGATTTTGCTGGACGGCAAGGAAGTCCGTTTTGCTTCAACCAAAGATGCTGAAAAATTGGGGATTGCCATGATTTATCAGGAATTTAACATGATTCCCGATATGACGGTGGCGGAAAATATGTATTTGGGCAGGTACCCGGTTACAAAACTGGGAATAATCGATAAAAAAAAGCTGAATGAAGATACCGCCCAGGAGCTTAAAAAATTAAATCTGCCGGTTCATCCCAAAACCAAGGTCCGCAGTTTAAGCGTCGCCACCGCCCAAATGATCGAGATTGCCAAATGTTTAAGTGTCGGCGCTAAAATTATTATTATGGATGAGCCGACATCAGCTCTGACCAATGAGGAAACAGAGATTTTGTTCCGATTGATTCAGGAATTAAAGGCCAAAGGGATTGCGGTGATTTATATTTCACATCGAATGGATGAAATTTTTCAAATCGCCGACCGGATTACGGTCTTTCGCGACGGCAAATATATTAAGACCTTGCCGGTCAAAGAAACCAATTATGATCAGGTGGTGGCGCTGATGGTCGGTAAGGATATTACGCATTTGTACCCGGAGCGCGAGACCCATTCCGCGAAGGTGGCTTTTGCAGTCAAAAATCTGACCGGGCAGGGGGTGCATGGGATTTCTTTTCAGGTGCAGGAAGGCGAGATCTTAGGGATTACCGGACTTTTAGGTGCGGGCATGATTGAACTGGCCAAGCTGATTTATGGGGCGATGCCGGCGGAAAAAGGCGAGATTTGGCTAGAGCAGAGACCGCTTCAGATTCAAAGTCCGATGCAGGCGCTGAAAAATGAAATTGCTTTTGTATCCGATGACCGCAAGCAGGAAGGCCTGGTACTGGAACGCGATATCAAGGAGAACAGTTCAATGATTGCTTTGGGGCTGGGATATTTTTTAAAGGCCGGCATCATTGATAAGAAAAAAGAAAAGACGTCGGTTCAGGCCGATATTAAAAAGTTAGCAATTAAATGTCACGGTATGAGCCAAAAAACCGGTAATTTAAGCGGCGGCAATCAGCAAAAGGTGGTGCTGGCCAAGGTGCTGAAAAGTTCGCCCAAGATTTGTATTTTGGCGGAGCCGACTAGGGGCGTGGATATCGGTGCCAAAGCTGAGATTTATCAATTAATGAATGAGATGACCAAAGAAGGCAAAAGTATTCTTTTAATTTCCAGTGATTTACCGGAAGTGATTGGTATGTCTGACCGGATTTTGGTAATGAGAGAGGGACGCTCGGTTTTGTTGCTGGATAGACCGGATTTTTCACAGGAGCGGATATTGGCCTATGCTTCGGGAGGGATTACAGATGAAGGACAATAGAAAAATAAGATTAACGGAAATCGTCAATTTATATCGTTCGGTTTTGATTTTAATTATTATCTCTCTGGTTGCTTCAATCGCTTCGCCTGCTTTTTTTAGCATAGGGAATATTTTTAATGTCATCCGGCAGATTGCCATGGCCGGAATTGTCGGCTGTGGTATGACCTTTGTGATTCTGCTCGGCGGGATTGATCTGTCGGTCGGCTCAATTGTGGGACTGGCCGGAGTGATTGCCGCTGGGGTTTTGCGTGATACTGGAAATGTAGCGCTGGCACTAGTTCTGGCCCTGATTGTCGGGATCCTGTGTGGAGCGGTGAATGGTCTGATTATTTCTCAGTTTTCGATTCCGCCGTTCATTGCTACTTTGGGAATGATGACACTGCTCAGGGGCTGCATTTTAGTCTATACCAACGGTTCTCCGATTCCGATCAAGTCTGATGCCTATAAGTTTATCGGCAAGGGCGATTTGCTGGGCGGGATTCCGGTTCCGATCTTGATTTTATTTGTAGTTTACGCGATCGCACACTTTATTTTATCCAATACCCGGTTCGGCCGCTATATTTATGCACTGGGCGGCAGCCGGGAAGCCAGCCGTTTATCGGGCATCAATGTGCAGAAGATTGAATGGATGGTATATATTATCAGCGGTATTTTAAGCGCGATTACCGGTGTGATTTTGACAGCCCGGCTGGGGTCGGCGCAGTCAACCAACGGAGAAGGTATTGAAATGGACGCGATTGCCGCTGTTATTCTGGGCGGAACATCGATGAGCGGCGGAACGGGATTTGTCCTGCCGACGGTTATCGGTGCGATGATCATGGGTATTATTGATAATATTTTGACGCTTATGAACGTCAATCCACACGCAACAAAAATAGTAAAGGGGGCGGTAATTTTAGCGGCAGTGCTGATTGACAGGAAGTTAAAGGATGTTTCGGTTAAGACAGTGGTAATGGAAGAAGCGACAACAGATGCAAAACATAACAATTAAGGTAAGACGCTCATAATTCGTTGAAATGGCATCACGAGTGTGGGCGATAAGAAATGAATATTTATGCTTGATATCCCATTGGAAAGCGAGTTTTCCGGAGGCATAGGTGTGAATATCCGCTTACCTGAACTGTTACAAAAATGATAGGAGGGAAATTATGAAAAAAATATTGGCAGTTGTTTTAGCGATGGTGATTGGAGCAGCGATGACCGGTTGCGGCGGGCAGACACAGACACCAACCCAGCCGCAGACGCAAACGGAAAAGCAAGATCAAAAGCAAACCCAAACCGAAAATAAGCAGTATAAGGTTGGATTATCAATGAATACCCAAACCAATCCGTTTTTCGTAACGGTGGTTGAGGGCTGCAAAAAAGCGGCGGAAGAAAAGGGCATGGAAATTTTTGTAACTGATGCGCAGGATGATGCCGCTACCCAAATGAAGGACATTGAAAACCTGATCACCAAGCAAGTTGACGTTATGATCATTGATCCTTGCGATTCCGATGCAATTGTAGCGGCAGTGGAAGCCTGCAACAATGCGAAGATCCCGGTATTCACCATGGACAGAGAATCCAAGGGCGGCGAAGTTGTTGCTCATATCGGCTATGATGCCATTAAATCCGGGAAAATGGCCGGTGAGTTTTTAGCCAAGGCTTTAAATGGCAAAGGCAATGTGGTTGAGCTGCAAGGCATTATGGGCACCAATGTTGCCCAAAATCGGTCGGAAGGCTTTAATTCAATTATGAAGGAAAACCCCGATATTAAAATTGTTGCTTGCCAAACCGCTAATTTTGACCGGTCGCAGGGTATGTCGGTTATGGAAAATATTTTACAGGCCAATGAAAAAATTGATGGGTTGTATGCCGCTAACGATGAAATGCTGCTGGGCGCACTGGAAGCAATTCAGGCGGCCGGTCGTCAGGATGAAATCATTATGATTGGCTGCGATGCGCTGGATGAAACTTTGGCCGGTATCAAAGAGGGTAAGATTAATGCTACGATTGCCGAGCCGCCGTTTTTCTTAGGAAAAGCCATGATCAATACGGCTTATGATTATTTGAACGGTCAAAAAATAGAAACCAGAGTTATCCTGGAAAATCAGCTGGTGGATAAGAACAACATAGATACTATTAAGACCAGAGATTAAGGAAAACAGGGTTTAAATTTTCCCTGCTTGCCGGAGCCTGCATACCTGCTTCCGGTAAATAGGGAAAGAGATGTAATATGAAAATGATAAAAATCCCGCGCCAAACTGCAAGTCGGTTTGGCGCGGGATTCTTAAATTTTCCTTCTTTTGTTCTGTTATTTGAGCTTCCTATTATTTGGACTAATATGCTTATTACAGCAGTAAAGGAAGGAATTATAAAAAAATATTCAAAAAAATCAAAGGAATTAATAAAAGGATAAAAGAGAAATGAAATTTTATTGACTTTCCGCTTTCCCATGCTAAAATTGAGAATGGACATTTAATAGGTATCAGAGACAGCCTGAAGAACTGACATCAGTTTATAAGATATAGAAAGGAAACCATATGAAGGGAACAGTTGTACGGATATGGATCACTACATTACACAAATTATATAATAAAGAAGAAGTTAACCGGGTTTTGAAGAGCGTTTCGTTTGATCCGGACAGAGCAATCTCACCGTTGGAGGATATTTCCGATCAGACGGTAGACAGTATCATGACAGCGGTTGCGAAGAATTACGGGATGGCGAAAGCCGACCTTTGGAAAACAATCGGCCGGAATAATATCGGAACTTTCTATGAAATGTATCCTATTTTCTTCAAAAAGGCCAATATGTTTTCATTTCTTTGTTCTTTAAATAATATTCATCAGGTTGTCCGGAAACGAATTCCGGGTTCGCGGCCGGCCGTTTTAAATATGGAAATCGTTGGCCGGCAGGAAGCGACTTTGACTTACCTGTCCAAGCGGAATATGTATGATTATTTGTTGGGCCTGCTGGAAGGAACCAAGGAATTTTTTAAAGAAAAAGTGGATATTCAGGTGGCAGACAAAGCCGATGGCAGAATGGTTTTAAAGCTCCGGTTTGAATATGAATTGCTGGAGGAAAAAAACTTTGCCTTTTCGAAAGCGCTGTCGCTGGGTTTTGTTAAAAATCAGACGGTTAAGCTGCTGCTTTTTACGCTGCTGCTGGGGTTGCCGACTGCTTTTTTGGTCAGAGAGCCGTGGCTGGCTGTCGGGCTGACGGCAGGATATGCGGGACTGGGCAGTTTTCTCCTGACCCGGCCGGCAGCACAGGTAAAGGAAGAAGTGATGAGACTAATCAAAAAAGACTATGTCCCCAGCCGGATGATAAAAACGGCCGATGAATACGAAGACCTTTTTCGGACAGTGGTGGATTATAAGGAAAGCTTTGCCGAAGGCTTTATTGACTTATCCAGCATGACCGGTGAAATGAAATCTTTTTCGATGGATTTGATTTCCATTGCTAAGACGATGGAGGAAACCAGCCATAAAATTACAGATTTGATGCAGCAGCTTTATGCCCATGCGACCGAGCAGTCGCAAAGCACGCGCAACAATGTATCAGTTTTGACTGACGGTGCCGAACAGATCATCCGTTTATCGGAAAAAGAAATGACCAACAAAGTCGAAATTGAGAGAGCGATTCAAACGACAACGGATTCGTTTGCTAATCTGAGCGATACAACGCGGGATTTGGCGGAAATGCGGGCAAAGTTTGAGGTTTTAAACAAAAACAGCGATAAGTTAAAGATTAAGGGTAAGGAAACCGAAGAGATTGCCTCCTTTGTATCGGAAATTGCTTATCAGACCAATCTTTTGGCACTGAACGCTTCGATTGAGGCCGCCCGGGCAGGCGAGCTGGGAGAAGGCTTTGCCGTGGTGGCGGAAGAAGTCCGAAAGCTGGCGCAGAACTCGGAACAGGCTGCCAGCCGGATTAAGGAAAATATCAGCAGCTTTTTAAGCGATATTGAAGCAATGGTAGCTGATATCCATGAGCAGAATGAGATTTTGGAAAAAGGCACCGGCACGATTCATGAAGCGATTCAGAACAATCAAAACGCCAAAGCGGAAATGGACGGCGTGGCCATTAAAATGGCGGAGTCAGCCGTAGAACTGGAAGAGCGGTCTCTTAATTTAAGCGATATCGTTGAGCAAATGCAGGCGCTGAGTGATTCTTCGACCGAAAATGCGGAATTAGCCAGAACTGCCGACAGCGAAGTCAGCACCTATACCGAGCAATTAAAGCAGTTGACGGAGAATGTGCGTAATTTCGAGGGAATGATTGTCACATTCCATAAAATGTTGGAAGAGTATAGGCTATAACCGGCTTTTTTGATAAAAAGGGTGCATTTGCATACAACAATAAAGTTGAGATAAAAACAAAGAATACAATGATATTAAAATCAAATTCAAAAGAGAGGAAATGATGCAGCTTTATATTGATGCATTTCAAAAACTTGGAGTTAGTATACTCAGTAACGATTTTATAATACTTATCGCTGCCATGGTCGCTTTCGTATTTATGTTACTGACAAAAGGTTTTGTGCTGGCAATAAAAAAACGGACAAATGAATGGAAGAAAAGTAAAAATGTAAAATTTTCAAAATTTCTGTTAAACGGAGCCAGTAAATTTTATACCTTATTTGTAACTATGATATCCATATTTCCGCTGTTAGGTATGCTGGGGACTGTCGTCGGACTACTAGGGCTGGATCTGGCAAGCGGGGATATGGAAAATATAAAAAACAATTTTTTTATTGCGTTGACTTCAACTGCCTGGGGAATAGTCTTTGCAGTCTTATTCAAATTGCTTTATGCGCTTATAGCCGATGATGTTGAAGAGCAGATTGAAATCGCTAAAAAAATGTCAGAAGAAACGGAATAATAAGATGAGAAATAGACTATGAAAAAAAGAGATGTGATTTTAGACTTTACCTCTTTGTTAGACGTAACTTTGATAGTAATATTCTTTTTTGTGTTGTTCAGTCATTTGGATGGGCAGGCTAATAAAATAAAAACAGAGCAAAAGGTACAGGAATTAGAACTTGCTATCGAAAAAATAAGGGATCGGGAAGCAGAGATCAGCAAATTATCAGAGCAGCTGACTAAAGAAATTTCAATAGTAAGAGATTATAGCGGCAGACATGGATCAAACCTATCCGAATTGCTGGATTACAACAGAAGTCAAAACTTTAAAATGATACTTGATATGAATGTTACTGACTGGAGCATTAGAGTGATTGACAAAGGCGAAGTCATTGCTATAATAAAAAATAAGGATAGGGTCGGAGAAAATATAAAAAAGGCATTGTTAAATGCCGGATATGATAATTCCGAAACTATTTTTTGTGATTTTGTATTTGACGGAAGTTTGCCGGGAACGGCATCGGCATATCGAAAAATAAAAGAAGGAATAGAAGATGTAATAAAAGAGTATAATTACCTATATACTTCAGAAACGGATTTATCAATAGGAGAATAATAAATGAAGAAAAAATTATCGACAGTATTTGTAATAGCAGTAATTGCGGCGGTTATTATTTTATTTAAGTTTGGAAATGGATTTGGTATTGGATTTGGCATAGGACAAGGAAAAGGAGATGGTAACGCCAAAGAATCGGCTGCACAGAAAGAAGCTTCTAAAATCGAAGATGACCGGGCGAAAGAGGAAGTAAAAAAAGAACAGGGCAGTTCGGAAGATGTCAATAAGGATGCAACATTAAAAGTCAGTGTTGTCGGAAATGAGTATTTTTATGATAATGATAGAATTTCTTTGGATGATCTTATAAAGAAAATAAAAGAAGTCGAAGGCGATATGATGATCGAGGTAAAAGATGATAATGCGTCATTAAAGGCATATAACGCCTTGCTGGATAAATTGACGGAGCTGCAAATTCCATTTACAAAACAATAATTTGTGTCATATCCTTTTATCCGGATCGATTGCCGTTTCGATTCCGGCACTGGTGATAGACGGTGCGGTGATAGCAAGCGCAGGGTTTTATCCGTCACCGAAATGAAAGAGGTTTTAAAGCAGTACCGGAAAGCTTAAAAGAAAATATAAAACAGCAGGCACTAAGATTTTTTCTTGGTGCTTGCTGTTTCATTTTTCAGGCATACAGCCGCGCGATCAAAAAGAGAACCAATCGCCGGGGCAGCAGTCTTTGCAGCAGCAGGAACAAATGATACTGCCAGCCGACGGTCTGCACAGGCGGCAGCTTTGCTTTTTGACAGCGCCGGTAAATACAGGCAGCTGTTGCTTCCGGGCTGAGACCATGTTGTTCGTCATATTCCATTTTAGCGATGGAGCGGACATATGCTTGTTGATATTGAGGATGAAAAGTCATGCTTTTTTGCCGGGCGGCGGTAAAGCCGGTTTTGGTATCCCCCAGCAAAAAGGTAGAAACTTGAATACCGAACGGGCGAAGTTCCAGCTGCCAGGCCTCTAACAGTTTATTGGCTGCTGCTTTGGAAGCGGAATAAAAGCTCTGGAAGGGGATAGCCAATTCACCGGCGGCCGAGCTGATCAGAATGATTTTGCCGCGGCTTGGCTTTAATAAAGGCAAAAACTCCTGTATCGTCAGAAAAACCCCAAAAAAATTGACATCAAACTGTTGTTTGGCGGCACTTAGTTCCGTACCTTCCGTCGGCCCGGCGATTCCGTATCCGGCGCAACAAATCAACTGCTGAACCGGCCGCCCTTCGGATTGGATGGTTTTGGCGGCTTGCGCCAGTTGTTCCGGGCTGGTTACATCGCAGCAAATATGTTTTAAATTCGGCTGCTGCCAATGCGGATTACTGCGGCTTAAAGTATATACAAAATAAGAATGAGCGGCGTAAGTCAGAGCCAGTGCCCGGCCGATGCCATTGCTGCCGCCGGTGATAATAATGCTTGGTTTCACGATACTTCTCCCCCCTTCCATGTGGAAATTACTTTTTCACTTTACCTTGTGCGAAATTTGAAAAATTAACAAAAGTTTGTATTGTAACCGCGGACAAAACTAAGTATAATAGGAATTGTACCTTATTTCTTTGGAAACCTTAATGGTTCAGCTCGAATTATACGATATCGGAAAGCGGCTGTCAAGGCAGGAACTGTTAGAGCATACAAAAAATGAGCCGGCAGTTTAGGTAACGTAATTCGCTGAAATAAGAAGTAATCATGCATTATTGACAATTACTCATGCAGGCGTTAAACCAATAGAGACTTATAGTTAAGGAGTGTGGAGAATGGTATTATTACAGGAAATGGATGCGGATGTCTTGATGTGGTTACAGGAAAACCTTCGGCAGGAGGGACTGGATCGAGTTTTTTCTTTTTTTACCCGGCTAGGCAATAACGGTGAACTTTGGATCGCGCTGCTGGTAGTTCTTTTTATTATTCCGCCCTTTCGGCGGATGGCGCTGACGGCAGCAGCTTCCCTGATCAGCAGCGCTTTGCTGGTTGAATTTGTGATCAAGCCCTTGGTGGCCAGAGTACGGCCCTATGTAACGGTCGAGGGTTTGTTTAGCCTGGTCGGTCCGGAAAGAAGCTATTCTTTTCCATCCGGCCACAGTGCAACGGCCTTTGCCGTGGCCTATGTCCTGGCGCGGATGCTGCCGGTTAAGTACGGCGCCCCGATCCTCCTGCTGGCTGCTTTGATGGCCTTCTCCCGACTGTATGTCGGCGTACATTATCCGACGGATGTGCTGGTCGGAGTGATGGTTGGTGCTTCGGTCGGTGAAACCTGTTATCAGATTCAAAAAGCGCTTGATCGCTCCCGAGTTAAGGAATAAGGAGTAATTATATTTTTGCATTTTCCGCTCAATTATGATATACTGAAAAAATCCGGCCGGAAAAGCGCGGTCTTTGCTTTAGCGCGTAATGCCGGGGTGTTTCGCTGTATTTACGACGGGATAAAACTAAAAAATAAGTAAAAATTGAACTTTACGGTCAATTCTGCCGGCAATGATCTAATCAGATACCTGCTGCGGAAACTGTTAAATAAAAGAAATTCGTTTGAAAAATCAAGCGATAACTGGTTTTGAGTTTGCCTGTTTTGTGGGTAGGAGAACGACAGGCGGAAAGGAAGAAAATACATATGGGTTATTATATTGATCCTTATTATTTGATGTTAGTGCTGCCGGCACTGCTGCTGGCGATGATCGCTCAATGGTCGGTGCAGTCGGCGGTTCGGAAATATTCCAAAATCGGCAATATGGAAGGGATGACCGGAGCGGACGCGGCGCGCCTGATCTTAAACAAAAACGGAATATATGATGTGGCGGTAACAAATGTCAGCGGCAATTTAACCGATCATTATGATCCGTCGTCAAAAACGGTGCGGCTTTCGGAAGGCGTTTTTGCTTCCCGCTCGCTGGCGGCGGTGGCGATTGCCGCCCATGAAACCGGCCATGCCATTCAGCATGCGCGGGGCTATAAGCCTTTGGTGCTTAGAACACTGTGCTATCCGGTGGCAAATATCGGCTCCAGTTTTGGCATGCCGATGGCAATTTTTGGCTTGATGTTCAGTATTCCTTTTTTGGTTCAGCTGGGGATCATCTTGTTTTCTTTGGCGGTATTATTTTATATTATTACGCTGCCGGTGGAAATCAATGCTTCGACTCGGGCGATTGCCTGCATTCGGGAGGAAAATATTTTAGCACCGGAGGAACTGGGCGGGGCGAAAAAGGTATTGACGGCAGCCGCCATGACCTATGTTGCTTCCGCGGCGGTAGCGATTGCCAACCTTTTGCGGCTGATTCTTTTGGCCAATAATCGGCGGCGGGATTGATCCTGCTCGCTTACCGGCAGCCGGGAAGCAATTAGAACAAGGGTAAAGCTTCCGTTTTTTGCCGCCAAACGGCCGAGCCGCAAGCCAGGCTTTTACCGGTAAAACGGAGGCTTTTGACATATTATATATAATAGGAAGGAAAAGAAAAATGTTGACAAATGCACCACGAGGAACCTATGACCTCTATGGGGAAAAATTGAACAGAACCAGAGCGCTGGAAGAAACCATCCGGCAGCTTTGCGCTGATTATGGTTATTCCGAAATTCGAACGCCCATCTTTGAACATACCGAGTTATTTGCCCGCGGAATGGGTGAGGGGACGGATGTCGTTCAAAAGGAAATGTATACTTTTGAAGATAAAAAAGGCCGCTCCATTACTTTAAAACCGGAAGGCACGGCCGGGACGGTGCGGGCATATCTGGAGAATAAGCTTTATGCCGATATTCAGCCGGTTAAGCTGTTTTATATCACACCGGCCTTTCGCTATGAAAAGCCGCAGGCCGGGCGGCTAAGGCAATTCCATCAGTTTGGTGTGGAACTCCTTGGAGCGGAGCATCCGCTGGCGGATGCGGAGGTGATTGCTCTCGGCTACCGGCTGCTGCAGCGGGCGGGGCTTAAAAAAGTGGTTTTGCATCTCAACAGTTTAGGCGGGGCGGAATCAGCCGCCGCCTATAAAAAAGAACTGCTTCGCTTTTTGCAGGGCGCACAGGATCAGCTTTGTCCGACCTGCCGGCAGCGCATGGAAAAGAATCCTTTGCGGGTGCTGGACTGCAAAGAAGAAGGCTGTAAACAGATGGTAAAAGAGGCGCCGCGGATGCTGGATTACCTGACAGAGCGGGACGCTGCACATTTTGCCGAGGTTCAGGCGCTTTTGCAGGTCATGGAAGTGCCTTTTGTGATTGATCCCCAGATTGTGCGCGGGCTGGATTATTATACGGGAACGGTTTTTGAGTTTGTGTCCGAGGAAATTGGCGCTCAGTCAACGATTTGCGGCGGCGGCCGATATGATAATTTAGTCTCTGAGATTGGCGGCGCACCGACGTCGGCAGTTGGCTTCGGCGTAGGAATGGAACGGCTGCTGATGACGATGGAAGCCGAACTGGCTCCGGCTGAGAGTGCACCGACTTGTGATTTGTTTATCGGCTATATGGGCGAAGCGGCGATGAAAGAGGCGGTTAAATGGACAGCCCGGCTGCGGGAAAAGCATATTTCGGCGGTAATGGACTTAAATGCCCGCTCGGTTAAGGCGCAAATGAAATACGCCAACAAGCTGGGGGCGAAGTATGCTTTTGTTTTAGGCGAATCGGAACTGGAAAGCGGACAGTTGAAGCTGAAAGAAATGGCTAGCGGCCAGGAAATTCCGCTGCGGCTGACGGAGCTGGAAAGCTATTTGTTAAAGGCAGAAAGAAAAGCCTGACGGCGAAAATTGAGAACTTTAAGGGGATAACTCAACTGGCCCATGTTGTCATTTTTAGGCAGACCGCCCGCCCGGGCAGAAAGCGAAACAGTTCGATCAGGGGAAAGTTAAGGGGATAATTAAGACATGCCCTTATATTAAGAGGGCATTGATAGTTTATACACAGAAAGCGAGGAACAGGGAATGAATGAATCAATGGCAGGCATGAAAAGGACGCATTATGCGGCAGATTTGAGCCTACAAAATGCCGGTCAAAAGGTAACGGTTATGGGTTGGGTGCAGAAGCGCCGGAACCTGGGCAGCGTTATTTTTTTGGATATTCGGGATCGCAGCGGCTTAATTCAAGTATTTTTAGATGAAACCGTCTTGGGAGCGGCGGACTTTGCCAAGGGCGAAAAGCTGCGGGCGGAGTTTGTCGTGGCGGTCTGCGGTAACGTTCAGCGGCGCGGTGACGGTGGGGTCAATCCCAATTTAAAAACCGGTGAAATTGAAATTCAGGCAACGGCGCTGCGGATTTTAAATCAGGCAGAAACGCCGCCGTTTCATATTGAAAACGAGGTCAACGCCAAAGAAGATTTGCGTTTAAAATATCGTTATTTGGATTTGCGCCGGCCGGTACTGCAAAAAAACTTGTTCCTGCGCCATAAGGTCACAACGGCTGCCCGTGAGTTTTTAGACAGAGAAGGCTTTTTGGAGATTGAAACACCGATGCTGACCCGTTCCACGCCCGAGGGAGCCAGAGATTATTTGGTGCCCAGTAGAATCAATCAGGGAATGTTTTACGCACTGCCGCAGTCGCCGCAGATTTTTAAGCAGCTTCTGATGCTGTCCGGCTATGACCGCTATATGCAGATTGCCAAATGCTTCCGGGACGAAGATTTACGGGCCGACCGGCAGCCGGAGTTTACCCAGATTGATATGGAACTGAGCTTTGTGACCCAGGAAGATATCATTGATTTAAATGAGCGTCTGCTGCAATATATTTTTAAAAAGGTAATGGATATGGATATTGCCATTCCTTTTAAGCGGATTACCTATCAGGAAGCAATGGAGCGGTTCGGTTCGGATAAGCCGGATATGCGCTTTGGTCTGGAATTAAAGGATCTGGCGGAAGTAGCTGCCGGCTGCGGCTTTTCTGTCTTTGCCGATACCATTAAAAACGGCGGCAGTGTCCGGGCGATTAACGCTAAGGGAATGGCTGATTTGCCCAGAAAGCAGATTGATGCTTTAACCGAGCTGTGTAAATATCACGGCGCTAAGGGCATGGCCTATCTGGC of Lachnospiraceae bacterium oral taxon 500 contains these proteins:
- a CDS encoding peptidase, with product MGYYIDPYYLMLVLPALLLAMIAQWSVQSAVRKYSKIGNMEGMTGADAARLILNKNGIYDVAVTNVSGNLTDHYDPSSKTVRLSEGVFASRSLAAVAIAAHETGHAIQHARGYKPLVLRTLCYPVANIGSSFGMPMAIFGLMFSIPFLVQLGIILFSLAVLFYIITLPVEINASTRAIACIREENILAPEELGGAKKVLTAAAMTYVASAAVAIANLLRLILLANNRRRD
- a CDS encoding aspartate--tRNA ligase; protein product: MNESMAGMKRTHYAADLSLQNAGQKVTVMGWVQKRRNLGSVIFLDIRDRSGLIQVFLDETVLGAADFAKGEKLRAEFVVAVCGNVQRRGDGGVNPNLKTGEIEIQATALRILNQAETPPFHIENEVNAKEDLRLKYRYLDLRRPVLQKNLFLRHKVTTAAREFLDREGFLEIETPMLTRSTPEGARDYLVPSRINQGMFYALPQSPQIFKQLLMLSGYDRYMQIAKCFRDEDLRADRQPEFTQIDMELSFVTQEDIIDLNERLLQYIFKKVMDMDIAIPFKRITYQEAMERFGSDKPDMRFGLELKDLAEVAAGCGFSVFADTIKNGGSVRAINAKGMADLPRKQIDALTELCKYHGAKGMAYLAVKEEIKSSFAKFLTDAEIEKIRQLTEAENGDLILVVADRPEVVFNVLGELRLELARRLNYMDKNVYDFVWVTEFPLLEWSEEQNRFMAKHHPFTTPMEEDIPLLDTDPGKVRAVAYDICLNGNELGGGSLRIYHRDLQEKMFEALGFTKEEAYERFGFLLDAFQYGVPPHGGLAYGLDRMVMLMAKADSIREVIAFPKVKDASDPMSDAPNIVEEKQLKELGIQVIKPADKGGN
- a CDS encoding histidine--tRNA ligase, with the translated sequence MLTNAPRGTYDLYGEKLNRTRALEETIRQLCADYGYSEIRTPIFEHTELFARGMGEGTDVVQKEMYTFEDKKGRSITLKPEGTAGTVRAYLENKLYADIQPVKLFYITPAFRYEKPQAGRLRQFHQFGVELLGAEHPLADAEVIALGYRLLQRAGLKKVVLHLNSLGGAESAAAYKKELLRFLQGAQDQLCPTCRQRMEKNPLRVLDCKEEGCKQMVKEAPRMLDYLTERDAAHFAEVQALLQVMEVPFVIDPQIVRGLDYYTGTVFEFVSEEIGAQSTICGGGRYDNLVSEIGGAPTSAVGFGVGMERLLMTMEAELAPAESAPTCDLFIGYMGEAAMKEAVKWTARLREKHISAVMDLNARSVKAQMKYANKLGAKYAFVLGESELESGQLKLKEMASGQEIPLRLTELESYLLKAERKA